One Corythoichthys intestinalis isolate RoL2023-P3 chromosome 9, ASM3026506v1, whole genome shotgun sequence DNA window includes the following coding sequences:
- the tarbp2 gene encoding RISC-loading complex subunit tarbp2 — translation MNDETASDSWKTNSGCSSIEQMLAVNPGKTPISLLQEYGTRIGKTPVYDLLKAEGQAHQPNFTFRVSVGEISCTGQGPSKKAAKHKAAEAALKMLKGTLAESIGFSVEGDAFLGIDVPADEESSPCEMKTLGTSQQSECNPVGALQELVVQKGWRLPEYTVTQESGPAHRKEFTMTCKVEKFMEIGSGTSKKLAKRNAAAKMLARIHDVPVDLKTNNDPDAEDDTFSMNTGNRSESSKSKGYSCTWDALRNSAGEKILQLRTHPLGLPADSDFCSLLDDLSVEQSFEISYLDLEERSLSGRCQCLVELSTQPITVCHGFALSVEDARANAAHNALQYLKIMAGAK, via the exons ATGAACGACGAGACAGCCTCGGACAGCTGGAAGACGAACTCCGGGTGCTCCAG TATTGAGCAAATGCTGGCAGTGAATCCCGGAAAGACACCAATTAGTCTGCTGCAGGAGTATGGAACGCGGATAGGAAAGACCCCGGTGTACGACCTGCTGAAGGCCGAGGGACAGGCCCACCAGCCAAACTTCACGTTCCGTGTCTCTGTGGGAGAAATCAGCTGCACGGGGCAAGGCCCCAGCAAGAAAGCGGCCAAGCACAAAGCGGCCGAAGCGGCGCTGAAGATGCTTAAGGGGACCCTGGCGGAATCCATAGGTTTTAGTGTTGAAGGAGACGCGTTTCTCGGGATTGATGTGCCTGCGGATGAAGAAAG CTCCCCATGTGAGATGAAAACTTTAGGCACTTCGCAGCAATCCGAATGCAACCCTGTTGGAGCTTTGCAG GAACTAGTGGTGCAGAAGGGATGGCGTCTTCCAGAGTACACAGTGACACAAGAGTCCGGACCCGCACATCGCAAGGAATTCACCATGACCTGCAAAGTGGAGAAATTTATGGAAATTG GAAGTGGTACATCCAAGAAGTTGGCGAAAAGAAATGCAGCTGCCAAAATGCTTGCACGGATACACGACGTCCCAGTGGACCTGAAGACCAACAACGACCCGGACGCTGAAGACGACACTTTTAGTATG AACACAGGGAATAGATCAGAGTCAAGCAAGAGTAAAGGCTACAGCTGCACATGGGACGCGCTGAGGAACTCTGCCGGCGAGAAGATCCTTCAGCTTCGCACTCACCCCCTGGGCTTGCCCGCAGACTCTGACTTCTGCTCGCTGCTCGACGACCTGTCTGTTGAGCAGTCCTTTGAAATCAGTTACCTAGATTTAG AGGAGCGCAGCCTGAGTGGCCGGTGCCAGTGTTTGGTGGAGCTGTCTACGCAGCCAATCACCGTATGCCACGGCTTCGCCCTGAGCGTGGAGGATGCTCGAGCCAACGccgcccacaatgcattgcagtaCCTAAAAATCATGGCTGGGGCGAAGTGA